Proteins encoded together in one Desulfomicrobium apsheronum window:
- a CDS encoding nuclease-related domain-containing protein produces MIIKSRDPKDRDIAELDALLKQADAQGKRFLIERELRAMKAGIAGEEDCAYYINFYFGNSDNWCVIHDLRIEHQGSVAQIDHLLINRLFEIYVIESKNFSYEVAINDSGEFTLKSGSHSFGIPSPIEQNKRHIFLLEKFIADRGLTPSRLGIPITPRYRSLILMSPKSVITRPDRKTFDTDMVIKADTLRTKIDHIVDKINPLQGLAIMGNMSTIKTVTDFAESLRSCHSSTSIDYRKRFGIEAATDPIQTVIDRSNGTEGPGEKKYYCFKCRKAIPDNVARFCWNNKERFGGKAFCYECQKGM; encoded by the coding sequence ATGATCATCAAGAGTAGAGATCCAAAGGACAGGGATATTGCCGAACTCGATGCGTTGCTGAAGCAGGCGGACGCTCAAGGCAAGCGATTTCTCATCGAACGCGAACTGCGGGCCATGAAGGCCGGGATAGCGGGGGAGGAGGACTGCGCCTACTACATCAATTTTTATTTCGGCAATTCTGACAACTGGTGCGTGATCCACGACCTGCGCATCGAGCACCAGGGCAGCGTGGCTCAGATCGACCACCTGCTGATCAATCGCCTCTTCGAGATCTACGTCATCGAATCGAAGAATTTCTCCTACGAAGTGGCCATCAACGACAGCGGAGAATTCACCCTCAAAAGCGGCTCCCACTCTTTCGGCATCCCCTCGCCCATCGAACAGAACAAGCGCCACATCTTCCTGCTGGAAAAATTCATCGCCGATCGCGGTCTCACCCCCAGCAGGCTCGGCATCCCAATAACCCCCCGCTACAGAAGTCTGATCCTCATGTCCCCCAAGTCCGTCATCACCAGACCGGACAGAAAGACGTTCGACACCGACATGGTGATCAAGGCCGATACGTTGCGGACAAAAATCGACCACATTGTCGACAAGATAAACCCATTGCAGGGTCTGGCCATCATGGGAAACATGTCGACGATCAAGACCGTGACCGATTTCGCGGAATCTCTACGGTCGTGCCATTCCAGCACATCCATCGACTACCGGAAGAGATTCGGGATCGAGGCGGCGACTGATCCGATCCAGACTGTGATCGACAGGAGTAACGGGACGGAGGGGCCAGGGGAGAAGAAGTATTACTGCTTCAAGTGCAGGAAGGCGATTCCGGATAATGTGGCGCGATTTTGTTGGAATAATAAGGAGAGGTTTGGGGGGAAGGCGTTTTGTTATGAGTGTCAGAAGGGGATGTGA
- a CDS encoding DUF3369 domain-containing protein, which yields MTGNDEILFKDEIPPLAPAQSAGDDGWKILIVDDEADVHSVTTYMLAGQEYRGRKFNFLHAYSAEEAKIVLAEHPDVAVILLDVVMETDDSGLLLVKYIREEMNDYTVRIILRTGQPGKAPAAKVILEYDIDDYKEKTELTLEKMLVTLISALRSYNFITTIENNRNGLRRIIEASSDIFERQSLQKLGCGVLSQLTSILQLKKDAVLTQASGLTASGIKGESVILAATGEFSKYLEKPIHQIQSEMVHRALDRARTQPHGFYCEEDKCAWYFQSKTGSDNFLYFEISKDLDENDHDLLELFFTNVSLAFDNLYLNKGIEDTQKEVIFHMAETMECRSAETGSHVRRVSEYVRLMALKYGLGEEQAEMLKLASTAHDLGKIGIPDSILNKPGPLNPEEYDIIKSHVQRGYDLLVNSTSPIIKTAARIILLHHERWDGQGYPQGLVGEETHIHGRIVAVADVFDALSNKRVYHQAWNWDKVFAYFLEESGKHFDPCLVDILLENKEEFMAIWEEYHDECGVCSGSREALPADSARSDRSE from the coding sequence ATGACCGGTAACGACGAGATTTTGTTCAAGGACGAGATTCCGCCTCTGGCGCCTGCCCAATCAGCGGGGGATGACGGCTGGAAGATCCTGATCGTGGACGATGAGGCGGACGTGCACAGCGTCACCACCTACATGCTCGCCGGTCAGGAGTATCGCGGCCGGAAATTCAATTTTCTGCATGCCTACAGCGCGGAAGAGGCCAAGATAGTGCTGGCGGAACACCCCGACGTCGCCGTGATCCTGCTCGACGTGGTCATGGAGACCGACGACAGTGGGCTGCTGCTTGTCAAATACATCCGCGAGGAGATGAACGACTACACCGTGCGCATCATCCTGCGCACCGGACAGCCGGGCAAGGCTCCGGCGGCGAAGGTCATCCTTGAATACGATATCGACGACTACAAGGAAAAAACGGAGCTGACCCTGGAGAAGATGCTGGTCACGCTCATCTCGGCCCTGCGCAGCTACAATTTCATCACCACCATCGAGAACAACCGCAATGGCCTGCGGCGCATCATCGAGGCCTCTTCGGACATCTTCGAACGCCAATCCTTGCAGAAACTCGGCTGTGGAGTCTTGAGCCAGCTCACCTCAATCCTGCAACTGAAGAAGGACGCCGTGCTCACGCAGGCCTCCGGGCTGACCGCTTCGGGGATAAAGGGCGAGTCGGTGATTCTGGCCGCCACCGGGGAGTTCAGCAAGTATCTGGAAAAGCCCATCCATCAGATTCAGAGCGAAATGGTGCACCGGGCTCTCGACCGGGCCAGGACCCAGCCCCATGGCTTCTATTGCGAGGAGGACAAGTGCGCCTGGTATTTCCAGAGCAAGACCGGCTCGGACAACTTTCTGTATTTTGAAATTTCAAAGGATCTGGATGAGAACGACCATGATCTGCTCGAACTCTTTTTCACCAATGTTTCCCTGGCGTTCGACAACCTGTATCTGAACAAGGGCATCGAGGACACGCAAAAGGAAGTCATCTTCCACATGGCCGAGACCATGGAGTGCCGCTCGGCCGAGACGGGCAGCCATGTCCGGCGCGTATCGGAGTATGTGCGCCTGATGGCCCTGAAATACGGACTTGGCGAGGAGCAGGCGGAAATGCTCAAACTGGCCTCGACAGCCCATGACCTGGGCAAGATAGGCATCCCCGATTCCATCCTGAACAAGCCCGGGCCGCTCAACCCGGAGGAATACGATATCATCAAGAGCCATGTGCAGCGCGGCTATGACCTGCTCGTGAACTCGACAAGCCCCATCATCAAGACAGCGGCGCGGATCATCCTGCTGCATCACGAGCGCTGGGACGGGCAGGGCTATCCGCAGGGCCTCGTGGGAGAGGAGACGCACATTCACGGCCGTATCGTGGCCGTGGCCGATGTGTTCGACGCCCTGTCCAACAAGCGGGTCTACCATCAGGCCTGGAACTGGGACAAGGTCTTCGCCTATTTTCTGGAAGAGAGCGGCAAGCATTTTGACCCGTGCCTGGTCGACATCCTCCTGGAGAACAAGGAGGAGTTCATGGCCATCTGGGAAGAATACCACGACGAGTGCGGGGTCTGTTCGGGAAGCCGGGAAGCGCTCCCGGCGGATTCTGCCCGCTCCGACCGCTCCGAATGA
- a CDS encoding type I restriction enzyme HsdR N-terminal domain-containing protein, which translates to MDFIDKLTELSARIQRQKESVLTEEAAKTAFVLPFIQALGYDIFNPEEVIPELTADHGVKKGEKVDYAIQLDKQKVILIECKPVGSDLEAKHAGQLFRYFSVTEARFGVLTDGIRYVFFSDLEKENKMDERPFFEFNLLQFSESNVDELKKFTKNFFDLQTIISTASNLKYFKALSEEIRAEFDSPSEEFVKILTGRVYPGRFTQQIKDQFTELTQRAMRDFIRSRVNERLKTALETDNHENVAEIQKREEVTEEDLNKVNGVLTTEDELEAYRVVRAIGAEYVDPERITMRDAKSYCAILLDNNNRRPICRLYFGKSKMSVSIFVPENETKIDINKISDIYRCRAELELAIKQYDKHS; encoded by the coding sequence ATGGATTTCATAGACAAGCTTACAGAATTATCTGCTCGCATTCAGCGACAAAAAGAATCCGTCTTGACTGAAGAAGCTGCAAAGACAGCATTCGTCCTCCCCTTCATCCAAGCTCTTGGATATGACATTTTTAACCCAGAAGAAGTCATACCAGAATTAACTGCAGACCATGGAGTCAAGAAAGGCGAAAAGGTTGATTATGCAATACAGCTCGACAAGCAAAAGGTAATTCTTATTGAATGCAAACCTGTAGGGTCTGATTTGGAAGCAAAACACGCAGGCCAACTTTTTAGATATTTTTCTGTTACAGAAGCTCGATTCGGAGTTTTAACAGACGGTATTCGATATGTATTTTTTAGCGATTTGGAGAAAGAGAATAAAATGGACGAACGTCCATTTTTTGAATTTAATTTACTTCAATTTTCAGAATCGAATGTTGATGAGTTGAAAAAATTCACAAAGAATTTTTTTGACCTTCAGACAATTATAAGTACAGCGAGTAACTTGAAGTATTTTAAGGCGCTTAGTGAAGAAATTAGAGCAGAATTTGATAGCCCATCTGAAGAGTTTGTTAAAATTTTAACTGGAAGAGTTTATCCAGGCAGATTTACACAGCAAATAAAAGATCAATTCACTGAATTAACTCAAAGAGCCATGCGAGACTTCATTCGGTCTAGGGTTAACGAGCGTCTGAAGACAGCCCTTGAAACGGACAATCATGAAAATGTTGCGGAGATACAAAAACGAGAAGAAGTGACTGAAGAAGACTTAAATAAGGTTAATGGGGTTCTCACCACCGAGGATGAATTAGAAGCCTATAGAGTTGTGCGCGCAATCGGAGCTGAGTATGTTGATCCTGAAAGAATCACTATGCGTGACGCGAAAAGCTATTGTGCTATATTACTTGATAATAATAACAGGCGACCTATATGTCGACTTTATTTTGGAAAATCGAAAATGTCAGTATCTATATTTGTTCCTGAGAATGAGACTAAAATAGATATTAATAAAATTTCTGATATATATAGGTGCCGTGCCGAATTAGAGCTAGCAATAAAGCAATACGATAAACACTCATAA